DNA sequence from the Neomonachus schauinslandi chromosome 16, ASM220157v2, whole genome shotgun sequence genome:
taattggtgctggtacatagaaatacaattagtggggtgcctggataACTCACCCAGTTgaggatctgactcttggtttcacctcaggtcgtgatctcatgagtcatgggAGTGAGCCCTACTTCGTGCCCTGCATTGGGCACCAcactcggcatggagtctgcttgggattctctttctccctctccctctgcctctcccctgctagtgctcactctctctcatgctgtctctctctctctcaaataaataaaatcttttttttaaaagaaatgcaattaattattatatattgacCTAGTATCCAGTGACTTTGCTAAATTAACTAACCTTAAATttacttgtgtatttttttatttttttacccaaTAGTGTCATATATAAGagacagttttgtcttttttttttttaagatttatttatttattttggagagagagagagtggggaggtagagggagagagagaatttaaagcagactcccagctgagtacagagcccaacacagtactcaatctcatgacccttatatcatgacctgagccgaaatcaagagttggactttcaaccaactgagccacaatacagttttatgtcttcctttcctattttcagacctttctatttcttttcagattagcttctttcacttaataacatGCATTTATGTTTTCACTATGTCTTTTCATAGcgtaatagctcatttctttttagcactgaatatcACTCTACTGTGTggacataccacagtttatccattcaccctaCTGAAGAGCATCTTGATTACGTCCAAGTTTTGGCACTTTTGAATATAGCTATTATAAACACTCATGCACAGGTTTCTGTGTGGATATAcgttttcaattcatttgggtaaatatcaaggagtagGACTGCTGTATTGCATGCTAAGAATATGGTttgtaaaaaactgccaaactgtcttccaaagtagctatacAATTTTCCACTCCAACGAGCAATGAATAAGTGCTCCTGTTGCTCCACGTCCTCACAAGCATTTAGTGTGGTCGTAGTTCTAAATTTTGGCGACGAAAAGGTGAGcccaatttctcctttttcttgccttattgcactggcttgGACCTCCAGCACAATGTTGATGAGTGCTAATATTCTTCCTCGTTTCCCGTCTGAGTGGAAAAGCATTCAACATTTCAGCATTAAACGTGATGTTAGCTGTAAGGTTTGGGGGGTTGCTTTGTTTCTTGGAGGGCTTGGGGTTTGGGTAGAAACCTTTATCAGACtgaggaagttctcttctgtttctaatttgctgagcatattttgtttgtttaaatcatGGATGACTactttctgaatctattgagaagATGTTAtggttttcttgcttttttctgtTAATGTGGGGAATTGTACTGATTGACTTTGGGATGTAAACCAATCTTGCCAACTTTTTCTTCCCATTGGGATTTGCAGATTCTAGTTCAATTCCACTAAAATGTCCTCTTGAACTGTGGGTCTGGACAATAACATGCAAATTCCATCCTAAGGGTGCCCCAGAGTCACTCCTTCTCTTCAATCCCATATTCCCCATTTCGGGAGCCGTGCTCAAAACCCACAGGCTCCTGGCCGGTGCGTGAGGCTCGCGCCAACCGCTGGACGCACTAGCCCTCGCTGGACCCGCTCCCAGCGGACCCTAGCGTTGCAAAGGCaactggtggggtggggggaggcaaacCAGCAGTgacaccccagccccccaccccacccagcgaCATCAGGAGTGTCCGGAGCCGAGCCACCGcccgcaccccaccccctgcGCGAGGCTCCTTTAAGAAAGCCTGCTGCTGAACGCGTCTCTGGGGCGGGAGGCAGAGGGCGCCAAGAATGCCGGACTCCGACGCGAGCGCGAAGGCTGAAGCTTCGCCGGTGGCCTCCCCCGCCGCGtccccccagccctccacccGGGGTCGTCCTGCTCCCTACCCCCAGATCCCCGCCCCCAACTTCGAGGGTCCCTCCCCCGCCGCCAGACTCCCCGCACCTCGGGGCTCGCACCTGGATGCTCCGCCCGCAGCCCAGCGCCGgaccccagcccccgccccaccccggggCTCCCGGAGGCCGTCGGAgcccggtgggggcggggggggaggacGGGGCGCCCGGCGCGGCCTCATCCACATGCAGGGGACGGCGCGGCGCGGCGGCCGCCAGGAAAGGACAAAGGCTGTTCCGCCGCCGGCCGCACCGTGCCAGGCTCGCCCCGCCTGCCGCCCCGGTGGCCCCCGACGCCGCCCCCCTTGTGTCTGCTCCGCGGCCCGGGGCTGCACGGTCCGGACGGCTTCCGGGAGGAGGCGGCTTCCTTGGGACCCTGCACGCCGGACATCCTCCGCGACCTCAGGAGCCGCAGCCCCCTTCTCCGTGTCTCCTGGCCTGTTGAGGTGGCCCCGTCTCCTTGAGCCGGGATGGACTGCGCGGGGCCTTCGCCAAAGACCCGAGTTCTAGTCCGCCGAGCCCCACTCTCACCTGTGACCCGGCATCTGCAGATGGAACCTGCCAGACGCAGCCCAGAGCGCAGcccggcggggcgggggtggggtggggggagggttgggcAGAACTTCTTCCAGGACTCCCTTAAGGGCTCTGGATGAGGGGTTAGCGGCCAGACTTTTGATGGCGGGTGCTTAGGGCCTCCTGACCCCCTCCGGGGGCTTCCTGGACGCACCCCTCCTAGAGCGATATCTCACACCCGCCATCACCGTCTGGAAACCAAGGAGGCTTCAGAAAGGGTTTGCGTCTGGGCCCTGCCACTAGCTCTGTGATCCTCCTTACGGATCTCTGGGGCTCAACTTCCACCTGTAGAACGGAGCCAACCTCCGCCCTTCTGTCCGC
Encoded proteins:
- the LOC110590232 gene encoding translation initiation factor IF-2-like — encoded protein: MPDSDASAKAEASPVASPAASPQPSTRGRPAPYPQIPAPNFEGPSPAARLPAPRGSHLDAPPAAQRRTPAPAPPRGSRRPSEPGDGAARRPPGKDKGCSAAGRTVPGSPRLPPRWPPTPPPLCLLRGPGLHGPDGFREEAASLGPCTPDILRDLRSRSPLLRVSWPVEVAPSP